From the genome of Eublepharis macularius isolate TG4126 chromosome 4, MPM_Emac_v1.0, whole genome shotgun sequence:
AACCAACATAATGCCAGACATCATGTTTAAACCGAGCCTCCCACTGCTTGCCTGATTCTTGTTCTGGCCTGTAAAGTATCTCCCGCTTCAAGTCTGTGCCACAGATTTCCTGTCATTACAACTCTTTGTATTGCAGTGCACGGGATTCTGCCTGCAGTGACTTTTCCTTTGCCTGCCCCCATCTCCGTCCCTGATGCCTGCAGTTAGCATTTAATTGGTGAGGGGAGGAAGCTGTAAATTTGAGGGGAGGGCTCCTTCCTTGCTGCCACCAGAGGGCCCTGACTATTGCTAAGGGAGgcatttctctccctctttccttaaCGTTTTCTGCTCAGCCTTCTTAAAGATTGAGCTTCCTGGGTCAGAAGAAGCTGCAGCTGCCGTCATTGTGAGCTTGCATGCTTTCCCTAAATAGtttcccttctccccttccccccctttcctgtgtGGTCCAGGCTGAGGTGTGTGAGCGTGGGGGAGAAACCTCAATCCAAGCCGCACTCCTTGTGTACCTAAGGTGGGGAATGCCCTGAGCTGGAACAACCAGCCTCTCTCAGGACAGCCATTCATGCCTGAGCAGGAGATTCCAGGTACTtgaccaaaaaaagaaaattggTTAAAAAGAGTGGGAAGGGGAAAATTATTATCTGAAGAGGGTATGTTTCTAAACCATGGAAAAGTCAGGCACAAATCAAAGTGTCTGAACAAGATCTGGGCACTTCACACGAGGCTGGCTTTTACTGTGAACAGCAGCAATACTGTGAGAGCTCAGACAGAGAAAGTCTTTTCCTAACTCCTGAAAGGGGCAATGTCAAGGCTCGGACACGGAAAGTTCTGCATACAGAGCAGGTCTTCTACAACGGAGCCACAGTCCTTTACATGTTACGAAGCTGGGCATCTGCTGCCATTTCTGGCTGCTTTTCTACTTGTACTTTGAGAATAAGCATAGGGGAAGGTTATTTATGTATtcgtttatatcccacctttctccccaatgaagatCCAAGGTGGCTTATGTCACTCTCTTttccttcattttgtcctcactACAATCCTGTGACCTATGTTAAGCCAAGAgtaagtgactggccaaaggcaaacttccatggcagggcgggggtttgaacttgggtctcccagatcttaatcaaatgctctaaccatcacaccATACTGCTAATGTGGGGAAACACTGATGGGTTGATTGAGGTTTTGTTTTTTAGCCTGGCCAAGTCTGATGTTAAATTTTTCACAAATGCATCTTCAGAATGGTTGTGTCCAGTCACCAACGGACCCTCAAGAGTTTTCCCATGCTCCCAGTGTGATAAAATAGACAAGAGGAAGAACCTCTGTGCAGATGTAATTCATAAATGCTAGTATTTTCATTTCAGGTCATGTTTTAAATTTGGAGAATGGGACCCAGGGTATGTGGGTGTCCAGGGATGAATTTTAAAAGTTGCATGCTATTTTGTTGGTAGACCTGTATTATTACAATAACTCGATGCACTGTTATTTATGAGCATAAGTGTGCATGCACTTATTTATTTGTAGAGCCCTATCAATGTGCAAAACACTTTGTGAAGTCATCATGTATTCTCTGAGGAGCTTCAAGTCTGAATTTGTacagagggggaggaaggaggagatAAAATGATAAAAAGGGAAGAATCTTTATAGGCTGTTACATGTACGTAGGCTGAGTTTCAGTTAGGTCAGAGGGTTAAGACCTGATTCACATATGCAAGGGGAATGAGATAGCAAAGGACAGAAGATCAAAAAATGGAGTGTACAAGACTGTGGGGTGGTGCTGCCAGCTTGGAATGTTCCTTTGCATAAAACACTCAAGGCAAATGGAAAATAAGTATGCCACTGCCTATTGCTTGCTGTTTCTATGTGCATGGAGTTTTTCACTTATTGAAATATTCTAAAACATGAGCCTTTAACTGCTGTCTGCAATGGCACAGTCCATTCCAGCAGATTCTCATTCTATGCTTTCCTGAAAAGGTGTTTTTTGAAGACGGAtctgaaagaagagaaaaagcattGCAGAGATGTTGctggcagggagatccaagtgtaAGGTCCAGCATGGGGAGGTGGAGCAGAGACCTTTGGATGGCTGAAGGTGGTGGAGTTGAGGGAGCAAAGGTCCCAGTCAGGGATACGTGAGAAAATGAGGGCTgagaggaaagggtgggaggaagTTGTGGAGGGCTTTGAAAGAAAGAACAAGAAGTTTGTACTGAACTGGACTGGACAGGAAGCAGCTGGGAGGATTTGTATCATGTGGTCTATCAGCAGTCTAAGTTCAAAGTTTCCCCAAAGTGTGGGCTCTGACTCTTATCTGGGGGTCTACAAGGCAACTTGTGAGGACCATTTATCTCAGGCTGGATATGAGATGGCATAGCTATGTATGCATGTGGACAAGGAATTGGGTGGAtagaggtgggtgggagagagatTGGAAAATGGGCAAATGGTGGCAGCAATGAAGGAGGAAGGTTAGGAGGCAGGTGGGTACATCCCGTTCAATTTTGAGAAGGAAAGCAACTCTAAACTTGTGCTATCATAGCTGGAAGCAGAATCCAGAAATCCGGAGTCCATCCACTCAGCCCTGCTCCAAATGTCTAAATCCCAATTCTCTCCCAGATCAGAACCTGTCAGCGCATCATTCCACAAACTCATCTTTATCTGTCCTTTTGCACATGCTTAGTCTCTTTTGTCatccctctctctgtgtgtgggaATGTCCATCGTTTTGCTGACTCTGGAAGAGCATTTCCCATCTGGATTCTCTCTGTCTTTCCCCCTATGTGGCAGGCACAGTGTTGGTAAAGGGGGAGGCGagctttcagcagcagctgctgggatgTCCCCTAAGAAGAACAAAAGCACTGCTTCTGTGAGCACCATGGTAAGCCAGAGTGCAGGtggagagaggaagaagaagaacaagCAGAAGTTGGAGCGCCCATGCCGCAGCCCTCCAGAAGAGGAGGTGGCAGTAAAGAAAAAAGAGGTGCCATACCCACATCAGGCAGCTGTCACCAAAGGCGGGCGCCCCAATCTCTGCTCGGTGTGTGGGAAGAGTTTCCTGCACAGTTCGGATCTGGTGAACCACCAACGGATTCACAGTGGAGATAAACCCTTTGTGTGTACAGAGTGTGGCCACAGCTTCAGGCAAAGTTCCACACTGATCACACATCAGCGCATCCACACTGGTGAGGCCCCTTATGCCTGTGGCTACTGTGGCAAGCGTTTCCGTGTCAGTTCCAACTTTGTGCGTCATCGGCgcatccacactggggagaaaccttaCACTTGCCCCATCTGTGCAAGAAGTTTCACTGACAAGTCGACACTGACACAGCACCAGCGtacacacacaggagagaaaccgtatCGCTGCttagactgtggaaagagctttagccGTAGCTCTCATCGCAAGCGCCACTTGCACAACCCACCTACTCGAGGCCACTCTCGCTGTTCCCATCGCCCACTTCCATCTCCGCCAGAGAGGTGTAGTGACAAAGTGAAGGCCACCAAAGAAGCAAAGGCTAAGAAGCAGACATGGGCAGTTCCTGCAGCTGAGCCAGCCGTTGAGATCCCCAACACATGTGCGGAATGTTGGCAGAGCTTCAGCCAGAACTCAGACCTGGTCAAACACATGCGcatccacacaggggaaaagccatTCCACTGTAGCCACTGTGGCAAGCACTTCAGCATCAGCTCAAACCTGACAAGACACCAGCGCAtccacacaggtgagaagccatATGCTTGTGATGCCTGTGGCAAGTGCTTCACTGACAAGTCCACACTAACACAGCACCAGCGCACACACACGGGCGAGAAGCCGTATATCTGCATCTACTGCGGCAAGAACTTCAGCCGCAGCGCTCATCACAAGAGACATGAGCGCACTCACACAGCTGGGGATAACCCACAGGCTCTCCTTCCACTCTGGCACCACCCCCCATCACAGACTTTCTAGCAGGTGAAAGGAGAGACAAAGAGGATGGGGTAGCTACTACGGAGAAGGTGAGCATGAACAGACAGATACCAAATACTGGGAAAACAGTGTGCTTTCATcactaagcttttaaaaaaatattatgggGTGTTTGAAAAGAGAACACTTTTTGTCCTTGGATAGCTATGACGTTCTGGATAGGGACAAAAAATAGTCCTGATCCCCATTTTCTCCTTAATTTATTCACTTAATAATGTATACATGAAGAGAGATTTCTAGTTCCTCTAAAAGTAACATTAATCTTGAAAATGtgcaacaaaaagtaaatgcacGCAGGAGTCGCCTTCCCTGTCCTCAAAGATATCCTGAGATGTTAAGAACCTCCTCAAACATTACCCTCTGAGACGTGTCAACAGCAGCCGGGGTGGGAGTTCAGCCATGGAATGTGACACTTTTCTACACTGCCACCAAGTGGTTTGTGAGTAGTAAGTACGGAGATATGTAAATTGTCCCAATTCATTTATTTGGTGGATGGGAGTCTTGCTGTTTTGTCCTCAGGATGTAGGGACAGACGAAATAAGCATGCTGAGGTGGTACCTTTTTATCTGAAAGGTTTGAACTTTGTTTTCAAAAGGCCTTTGAAGGCTTTTTATGTTAAACTTGGTAGAATCACTCCAAGATACTTTGGCTCTTGAGATGGAAAACTAAATAACACCTTCCCTAAACCACTAACCTGGGGGAGGGAATTCACTGGGAATATCTCATTTGTAAGATTATTGAAAAGGATAGAAACTGCACAAGAATGCAACAGAGTTTGCAAGGAGAACTGACAGGTGACTTCTGTCCTTTGGGTCAGATTTACCTGATTCCAACTTCaaacacttctgcctccaaagggTGGCTGGTTCCCTTTATCAGGCATCAGAACTAGGTCTGAAATCTTGACTCCTGGTCTTTGTCTCTTCAGTCTTTGACTTTCCATAACCTGATGAAGAACGCCAGATGGTTTTCACATGATGATAAAGAAATTATGAGAATAAGTTGTTCTAATTACTAGGACCATCATTTCAGGTGCTAGAGATTGGGAGGGAGGGGTTCAAAGGCCTACTTATGGATATATTCAAGAgtaaactgaaaaacaaaagaaatcagTGTATTTGAATAGCATTTGCTGTGGCTACTTTTGAAAAACCTCAGGAGAAACAAAGACAACTTCCacatggtgatggtgatgattcTGTTGCTGCACAACAGCAATGGCCCTTCCACAAGACAGATTTCCCTGGCCCCAGTTCCCTGTGGTTATCACACAGTTACACAAACCACACACCACACCCTACCTGAGGGGTTTGTGGAAGCCCTCCcccagctttgctgtgatctttccaaaaacGGCATAGTAAAGTACATTTTGGAAAGCTGCAAAGCTAGAGGGTTCACTAGAGCACCACAATGCTATGTGGAAAGTGGAAAACAACCTGCTTTCCATTCACATTCAAGCCAGACCAAACACATGGTATGaccttgcagtgcagtcctaagcagggttacatcCCAATGGGCTTaggtgtaaatctgtttaggattgcattgtttgaaCCAATCTGTGATggtgtctagagatgggcacaaactgaaatacgaaccaaaattaaacacgaagcaggccggttcgtggtacgcgaaccacggttcgtcagatcccatttctgatgaaccgccacaaacttttaggctggtttgtttggttcattttttggtttgtcactgcagacagcctggtgccaatcaatcagtttcctaggcaacaggggatggacttcctgcagatcttctgctgacccggaagtgatgattttctgacctggatgtgacgttttcacaaaccaaatgaaccagttcgtga
Proteins encoded in this window:
- the LOC129327668 gene encoding zinc finger protein OZF-like; this encodes MVSQSAGGERKKKNKQKLERPCRSPPEEEVAVKKKEVPYPHQAAVTKGGRPNLCSVCGKSFLHSSDLVNHQRIHSGDKPFVCTECGHSFRQSSTLITHQRIHTGEAPYACGYCGKRFRVSSNFVRHRRIHTGEKPYTCPICARSFTDKSTLTQHQRTHTGEKPYRCLDCGKSFSRSSHRKRHLHNPPTRGHSRCSHRPLPSPPERCSDKVKATKEAKAKKQTWAVPAAEPAVEIPNTCAECWQSFSQNSDLVKHMRIHTGEKPFHCSHCGKHFSISSNLTRHQRIHTGEKPYACDACGKCFTDKSTLTQHQRTHTGEKPYICIYCGKNFSRSAHHKRHERTHTAGDNPQALLPLWHHPPSQTF